Part of the Spinacia oleracea cultivar Varoflay chromosome 5, BTI_SOV_V1, whole genome shotgun sequence genome, atattggacaatgagaaaattttaatttcacaATGAAAAAgagtgagagattaaatgaaccaattaatttaattggttaaaaaaaaaacccgtaaaaaaaaaaaagagacggagggagtactaatctAGGGAGATTTCCAAAATTGAGGCCATGATGGTTTTATAGAACGTCGGCCCCTTATTTCCCTGTCAATGTTTGTAGACTAGTGTTTGTTGACTTGTAACTTTACTTGACCATCATAAATGTATTAATGTATTATTATGTCCATTCATTTTTTGATACTAAACCTCTAATCTTTGTGCTTTAACCTCTAATATTGTGTGTGTGGTGGTGAATTGAGCAAACTTTGAGATGTTTAATATTGATATTGATACTGATATGGTTGAGCCAGTAATGGTTAATGGGTTGAACCAACGAGTAGACGATCGAAACAAAAATATGCAGAATTTGGATGATTGTGATCCTATttcttgtacaactttcaataTCCTTGCACCTATTTACAAGCGACTTGGTGGAGGGGTATGTCTTTCTGTCACTAATTTTGTCTATCTTTTACTAACTCGATCTTTTGGTCTCTTGACTCTTGGtgtgattattattgtttttcatTTCAGACACGTGAAAGCGAGTTTAGGGAGTCTTGGCATTGTAGGAACAACAAGATATTGGATATGTTGCTAGACTTGAAATCCTCTGTATTATGTTTGCAGGTAGGGGAAACTCATTCTTTTCTGTCAAAGAGATATAGTAGATTCATTGAATGACTTTTTAGGAATTTTGGGTGGATAATGAGGAACTAGTTGGGATGTATGAGAAGAGGCTTCATGATGCGGGCTATCATACTTACAAGCTTGCTCGAACTAACAATCGTGGTGATATATGGTACGTGCTATTGGAATGCCTTTCTTCATGATCAATTTCTGGAGTTGGTTGTTTTGTTTTGAGCATTAATTAATAGAAAGCTTTTCTTTCCAGGTCTTTTAACAGCACTACATCAAAGCCAGTTCCGGTTGTTAAATTACAGAGAATTGTTGTTCAATGATATTGCTGATCGTGTAGCACAAGTTTTGCATGTTGAGGTATTTTGTGACATTGCACAGAAGAATACCACAAATATAGTGAAAGAAGTGATGATTGTGAATACTCATTTGATATTTCCTCATGATTCAAGATACTGCTTTCTTCGGCTACAGCAGGTGCTGCTTTATGTATTCagcataattttattaaatgtaGTCAGCTAAAATTGTAGATATCAAAATATATGATTCTGGTTGGGTGTTTTTGTTTCAAAGGTTTACAAGATTTTGCAATATATCAGGTCATACATGGAGAAATATGCCCTCCTTATACCTGTCATCCTCTGCGGGTATGGTCTAATTAATCCCAGATCTTACATGTTACAGTGAACGGTTTTCATATCCTGTATATCTTTGTGTTACATACCTGATACCTTTGTATAGGGATTGGAATGGAAGTAAGAAAGGACATGTCTACAAGTTTTTGCGATCACAAGGTTTTGTCTCGTCCTATGATATTGCTCACCATCATCAGGATGATACTGAAGATTCACAAAAGGTCCGCTGGCATGCCTCATTCGTCATTCTGATATCTGACCATTTTTCAATTTTCAGTCAAGCTAGTAGTGATGGTAATACTTATTTTACAGTGGGTTAGTCACCGCAACCACAGAGGAAATATATGTGGAGTGGATTTTATTTGGCTGCAGAATCCCGGGAAACAGCAGAAAGCCTTAAAAGAAAGCTTCATGGAAGCACTTTTGGGAAACATTAAggtaacttttttattttttattttgaatgtGGTTACAACTTACAAATCATGGTATAATGGAGTTGGCAAAGTGTAATTCACAGAATCTCCTGCACAAAGTTATAAGTGGAGGCGTTGATCAGTTGCCACTGAGACTAAGGGACGGATGTATAACATATTCTGAGTTTTCTCAAGCCCTTGTAGAGGTAGCCTGTAGTCTTTGCTGTGATAAATTATCCTTTGTTGAAATGCTGCATCTGATGATTAAAACATTTTATTGTTGTAGTTGGGCATAAGTGAGCATCCTCATGGAGGCCTAAATGGTGAGGATATCAGAGAAATATGGGAGCGTATAGATGCAGATGCAGATGCAGATGCAGATGCAGATGGAGATGGAATTGTTAACGTGCCAAACTATTTGGTACGGCTTTTCCTTGACATTCACATTATATGTACGTTGATCCATCAGCTCATTCCTGTAGAGTGCATGCATGACCCTTTGTACTTAATTGATTCATTTTCAGCATGAAGAAGATGATAATTATAGTGTAAAGTGTAAAGGAAGTAGAAGATCCGAGGAATTGTGTGCCTGCAATTGGATTTGTGGTCAAGAAGGCTACACTTTTCCCTCAACAAGTGGAGGAAGGCTCTTGGCCGGAGAATTACTTGCTTTCTGATCATGCACATCTCACTGTCCAATTTTCACTATCTCAATACATGTAAGCCAGTGTGTTCTATCATGTTATATACttagggtgcgttctattcacttGATTTTCACTTATATACTTATACTTAATAGTGCGCTTAAAATGAACTAGGGCGAGATCATCGTGTTGAGTTTTAGTTGATGATTCCAACCAATTAACAGCAGAGTATGCATGTTGTCATGTTGATGTACTCCACATCTCAGTATCCGAATACATGTAtacatgtatgttttttttttgacatgagCTTAAACAAACTAGCTTAAACAACCTAACATTTATGTATACATGTATGTTAGGTTGGGTAGATAACCAAGATCGATTACTTCATTAGTAGACTCATGACTTTTTATCTTACCATCAAGGCATTAtaattactccgtaattaatACTCTAATTTCATAATGATTGgccatatatatatacatgaaCACAAGATTATATTATTGGGAATGAGATTAACATTTAATGTCAACATTAATGATATCACCTCAATAGTCAAACGTGGATCATAGACTGTCATCTTCCTATTTCCATTTCTATAATCCAAATTCAACTATGCAAATTCAACTATGCAAATTCAACCAATTCAACCTCACTGTGAATATAATTCTACTACTCATAGCTTTAGGATATAATTGTTGTAATTATCTTCGTCTGATTTCCTAACATTGTAAGTATTAATACTTCACATTATAAATACAATCAATGGAATACTCTCATATTCAGAGAGTTCACAAAATCCAACATGGTAAACGCACTTAGATTAAGGAGTATTATAAAACATCTACTCAGTATCCGCAATACTGAAAATTATAAGGTGCATTGTGCACCCAATAGTATTTTTATTCTCATTGATGGTCTttctcacattttctcctcacatGTAAGCAAAAAGGTGAGAATGTAAACCTTATATGTTCTAATCCAATCACAtgacaaaaaaggaaaacaaaagtcgcCAACCAAAGCCGATTACTAAACAAGGTCAATAGGTCATATCGGGACTAACTTAGCTAACGAGGCTAGTTAACCCCGAGTCCGATGCATGGTCCAAGCACATAGTTACTGAATTTGAGCGGGCTTGGACTAGGGCCTTATAAATTTTACTCCAAATTAACGATGAAATTGGGCCATCGCTATAAATCTAAATAAAGAGTGAAGATTCAATAGACTAACCACTCAGAATTTAGGGGCCGTTAGATGGGCAGATGATGATGTCACTTCACGTCAGGTGAATAGATGATGCTATAAAGAGAGGCCGCACATTGATCCAATTGCTGCACTTAATACTCTTAATTAATACAGGACGTTAGCTACTACCCAAATATGGAGTATTATTACTGCTCTACTCTTTACCAATTGTATGTTGGTTGTGGTGATTGAggttgaacttggtagggaggatcGCGTGTTCATCATCTGAAATAACAATTGAgaggggactgaaacctatcTACCCATAACTCGCCCCAAATTCGAATTAACGCTAAGATAAATCAGGTgataacaccaaaaaaaacttACCCTACTCTTTCATTTAAACCATTTTGGAAGATCCcgtcaaaataataataataataataataataataataataataataataataataattggaAGAGAGATCCTTCTTCAATACTCACTTTACTCCGTATTAAACTTTCAATTCTCATACATATAAGATCAGTACCCAATTTATTGTTTAGTATATTGCATGCCGGATTACATGTCACATCATCTTTTACTTAATTATCTCCTTCgcccctttttattctttacgtttagTATTATGCACGCGATTTAACAACTGCTCTTTTCGTCTCTTCTTATTCTTTACGTGTATTCCATTTCGGGTGTTCCATTTTGTTCTTTACCTGCATTTCATTTTacattatcacataaatgccttaatattttataaaaatatgtgtccaaataatattttaactaattaaattcattagggcatttaatctctcacacttttctattgAGGCATTAAATCTTTTTCCGTTTCCCACAGTTAGATTTGTTATAAAagtgaaaattttaaaataaaggtaatttgttttatttaaatacaaaaatagaggaatcttagtgcacattaattagtcacTAAATCGCGTACATAATACCAAccgtaaaaaaatattttgggacagagggagtaattaatattgattattcattcttttttttaaaaaaaacaatgcaaattacaTTTAttgataatgttttcactttttatCTAAAATATGACATTGGAAAAATGTGTCAATGGGAAAGTGTGGAAAGTTTAGTGCCCCAATGAACTTGATTGATAAAAATAATCACTTGCACGATttttggtactccctccgtctccttTTGTTCTTTATGTTTGGTATTTTCACGGGTTTtaatgattaatttgtatcgagattccttaatattttatttaaacaagataaattgcgtttatttataatgttttcacttttatcaatattctgatattgggaaatgaaaaaaaaaattaatgtcccaatggaaaagtgtgaaagattaagtgacataatgaatttaattggttaaaataataattggacacaaattttgatagaatactaagtcatttatgtaataatataaaaagaaatgtaaagaacattttgaaatacccaataaggaaaacgtaaagaacaaaaagaaatggagtaGAATATTATGGATATTTATGCTACAGTTAAAAAGAAATATTtcaaatgtaaaaattaaaagtggATACTCAagacggaaagcgtaaagaataaaaaggaacagagggagtagtatgCTATTTAACATGGTCAAGTGATGGTCTAACAACTAAATAAGTTTAGGTTGTCGTGACAAAttaagttttatttttattaaatttaataaTAACCAAAATAAGTtggaaaaaattaaaaacttggATCACAATAAAATGTGCGCCACTTGGTATATGGATACAAATAGAGAGTTTGGTTTGACCTACAACGGATCAAAACGCGGTGCGGAAATATGTCAAAGGTAATAAAGGAGTAAAATACATAATAGAGTAGTAAAGGGCCAAATTTGCCTAGGattttccctattttattttatgtctctatgaaaatgaaaaaaggaATAGCGGTTAGattgagaagaaaaaaaaaaaggaaatagaGAATGGAGATTAGAGAATAGaaaaatgaaagcaataaagtgCGAATTAAAGGAAGATGACTAGGTGAGGTAATGAATTAGAAGAAGGGTCGCAGCAGCTTAGCAGATGCAATTACTCCCAATCTTACTAATATCTTTCAATTTATACGCCTCTCTAATATCTATTGCTCTACCTGAGTACAATATAGGAaatatacattttttttaaaaaaaaaaaagaaaaagaaaaatgtatatatgttCCCAAGTGTAGGCATATTAAAGAATTTGTTAAGGCATTTAATTTACACTCGTCTTCTTCCTGAATCCtgataataataaaatgaaattataattaaaaagtTTCCCTCTAGCTCTTGCTTAGTTTGTTGTTCGTTGTTGTTGGTGATCGGCATCGGCCACCACCAACATAATTATCTTTctcaaaaaacaaaacaaatctcTCTCTCTTACGGAGTACTCTTCTACAATTCCTATCCATAATTTAATTAAGAATTAAAGACACCCTCTTTAATTTTCTTCTCTCTTCAATTTCCCCCTCTATATAATGAACTTCACATGAACTTAACTATTCCCATTTCCCATTTCCCATTTCCCAACCCCCTTCTCTTTCTTCCATTCTCTTTcttaatttctctctcttctttgttTCATCAAGCTAAGGAAAGGAAAGGAGCTGCTCATATATATCAATTTCAAGTAAGTGATTTAATTTTACAtaatactatatatatatatagatagaatgaatgaatgaatgaatttaTAATAAAAGTGTTGGATGGGATGGGGTTTCAGGTATAAAAAATGAGTAGGAGGAATAACAATAATCGAAGGGGTGGTGGAGCAAATCAAGAATTGGATTTGAAGCTAAATCTGTCACCCCCACCAACAAGGGTGGTTGGGGGACCAGTGATAGGACGACATAATCATCATAGAATGTCAACATCATCGTCAGAGGAGTCTCCACCAAGATCATGTGTTTCTTCTGAAGAAAGCCTGAAATACGCTAGCAGTCCTGAGACTTCCTCCATGGTTCTTGTGGGTTGTCCCAGGTGTCTTATGTATGTCATGCTGTCTGAGGCTGATCCTCGCTGCCCCAAATGTAAGAGTACCGTCCTCCTCGATTTTCtccgcaacaacaacaacaacaacaacaacaacaacatcatcaacaaccaaaacaacaacCATCACAACGACAACGATCGACGCTAAACTCCATTGCCCGCCttctaaaaatataaatatataaactTAAATGAAAAAAGCGGCAGTTGGTTATTGCTTATTGGTACGTGCTACGGAGTACTTAGCTAGCTAGCTACAAACGCAACCTTAATTAGACGTACTCCTCTCTCAGTCTCTGCTTTAATTTGTCTttcattaattatatatttactaTTTAGGTGTTAAGTAAGTTTATTTAGATCCAtctgcttaattaattgaaatgtCCTCTTTGGTTGCCCATAAGACGGGAGTTAAGCTAGCTGCTCTTATGAGTTACGATCATTATGTTGTAAATCATTTCCCCGTCTTCTCTGCAACCAAATGGTTATCATTTTAAttacaattattattattattattagtattattattgttgtgttAAAATTGTATTAGTTTGGGTATTAATGGTAGTAGTTGTTATCTTCAATTTTGCTTCTTAATTAGCATTGAATCATTGAATGTGGATGGATGCAACAACATTTAAAGTCTTAATGGAAATTATTCACATTTAATTTAGATGATAAAAAGGGTCTCCTTACTCCCTTGGTTTTGCATGAAACGAGGGTGACATTACTCAATGCCTTTCTAAAGTCAAATTTCAtcatcttaatttttttttattaattaaataatattatttacGTCTTACGTGGCCAAGGCAGGGACCATATCTACCAAAGTCATCAAACTGTTACTACAAAGTCTACATGCACTACCACTAGTACTACTATTACTAGTTTACTACTACTGCTCCCTGTTTACTTATTAGCATATACGTAGTAGTGTAGTACAAACAGAAActgatttaatttaaataaattaaaaatcaagaaaataatTGAACACTACACGTGAAGCCTTataaatgtttaactaattgtgcGTCATTGCTTAATTTATGGCGCCCAGTTAGCTAAACCCATACTTATTACCCGAAAGCCCATAATCAACACCACTTAACCCAATTAATATTCActaattaagtttaattaaatactATGGAGTACTAAAAACCTTTATTTGCATGGACCCATTCCCATCAAATCCATTGTACTATGTGTCTATGTTGCAACCCTAGTAGGCCCATTTCATCTACGTACTACTTCATACTTTCAATCCAATGTGGAAGTGTGAAACCTTCTCTTCCAACTTTTCCACTCTCGACGTGCCACAATTCGTCTTACCATCACATTTTTACTAGCATACGGAGTATTACGTATTGCACTTTAAATTTTCATTCTTTTATGATATTATAGTTTCAAATTTGATATCTGGCtcctaattaattacattttacATTCTTTAGGTTGAAAAGACTCGGGaaagaataataaatttttataagAGCGGTTGAGGAGTTATAATTTCTAAGAAAATAAATAGCTTGATTATTTAGTTGTGAACAATGCTCGATGTGTCATAATCAAGTGCTTGTACAATCATTTCTTACCAATTGCGCGCTTATGCAACACACTTAAAATTTGtaatccaccataaaatttgttaacaTAAATCTAACCCTTACACAAAAAAAATACCCTTAATTAAAATAAGTAATTGAACCATTATTATCTACGGAGTAGTCAAGAAAAAAAGACAATTGACCAATTTATGTGGggacaaaagaaagagaaaagccCACTTTCACTTTTCGTATTTTCCTTAGTACTAAGTAATATCAATAGACAAATGACATCTACATAATAATTAACCCAAAGAAAAAATAGTCAAGCTAGCTTTTCTTCAAATTTTATTAAGATCAGAAATTTGTATAAAATAGGTTGCACGTTCAAATCCCTTCCCTCATTCATAATTCGTAATGTGTTGCGACTTattcacacacaaaaaaaaaaggaaaactcgATCACTGGATTTTAAATCTTACTTCTGGAGAATTAATACTGCAACTGTCTTATACTAAAATCAGTCACTCCCTGCTCGAAGTACGACAAGAGAGTGACCGTATTAACTGTGTAATAACTTATACAAGTATATCAAAGTGAATTTCCCATTTAACATTGGATGACTGATTTTAGTTACAAATTCTACTTGATTAACTCTTATTTAGACTTATCTAAATGGATTACTCTCTAAGGAGTCAAAATAAATTGATCataaaaacacttagtttagtTAAacgaaatgataaaggtcgcaacttgcgactTTTAAGCCGTgttacaatgatgacatgacacgCTTatatgtcatgatttaaattggaaactaaaatatttagattatataacaaattatacatgttacaaaaaatGTAGAAAAATCATAATATTCTAATGTACAAATTGAATAATGTAAGTTTTCAtttcaaaaatatatttatgatttgtatagaaaaatatttgtttccttctctgtatcaactaccttatttacatattttcatagtaaaaatattttgatgacgTATGACCTACATGACGCTCATATGTACCATTTAAAACCCAACACGtaggattgcgacaactaaatgttgtctcAACTTGCAACCTTTATAATCACCCTTAATTAAATCCGATGAAACAAAAGACAACAATTAATAAAGAAAAAATATTGGTTAAATCCGATGAAACAAAAGACAACATTAATAGAGAAAAAATATTGTTTAGTAAAAATGTCAACTCCTAACCAAGTAAATTATCAAAGATGTTGTACGGTGCAAAGTTCACACACCATCGTATTTTTGTAGAAGAAAACTTTATCTGATTCAAATTGATTAtgtattttgttatatttaaaTTTCTTTTGAAACTATCTATAAAAGATTATTAAcgaatatattttaattactatAAATAAATACATTGTATTAAAGATGAGCGTTAGGATCCTCTAGAGTTGGAGAGAACTATCTATAAAAGATTATTAACGAATATATTTGATTTTtccattaaaataaaatatattttcaattaaaaaatgaCAAATAATCTCAATCCCGTACTTCTCATTAATTATCAACGTCATATATATATTACATTAGGAAggctaactaggtaattccgtaTATATTTAGGATATTACAATATTCACATAATAAACTCCGTATACTCCGTATCCTATtgtaacatcccccctcaaggtgaAGCATGAAGATcccgaatgcccatcttgtctAGAAAgaactcaaattgcgccttccccaaTGCCTTGGTAAAAATGTCCGCCAATtgaaccttcgtcgacacaTACGACAGACAAATAATACCCTCCTTGATTGCATCACGTATAAAATGACAATCCAACTCAATGTGTTTCGTCCGCTCATGAAACACTGGATTTTGTGCAATATGTAATGCAGACTGACTATCACAGAACACGTTCATACCTTGTTTATGCGAGACTCCCAAATCCCAtagtagttgtttcaaccacttTAATTCACAAGTTAATGCAGCCATTGAGCGATATTCTGCTTCCGCCGACGAACGAGAGACGGTATGTTGTTTCTTGGTTTTCCAAGACACCGGGGACAGACCAAGCAACACAAACCAACCCGTCAAGGAGCGTCGAGTCAACGGACAACTTGCCCAATAATCTGAATCGCACCACCCTTCCAACTGTAAAACACTATCCGAACGAAGgagacactagtagaaaaaacccctgttgcaacccccttgttgcagcgtacatgtgttaatacgcttcaacaaccagtcggtcaacgcgggtcaaaccctttaaagggttattgcagcgtacaatttaattgttccctgcaaaaaagtttgttgcagcgtacattttaaaagcccgctgcaatagctcgtttttgttgcagcgtacttgttaaagccccctgcaataaccctGGTAAAAAAAATTTCGCTGCAATATTCGTTGAAactaattcaaaacaaattaagCATCTCTCACTCTCAACTCCCTTCTTCTCCCTTAACTTTCCCTGCGtcatcccctcaaaaaaaacccTTTCTCTTCGTCGGTGGTTCTAGCCTCCTCACCAGAGGCCACCTATTAGCTTGCTCGGCCGTTGGTTCCAAGGAAAAACTTAGCTTGCTCGCGCCGGTGGTTTCAAGAAAGAAAGTTGCTCGCGTCCTATTTTCCGTCAACCTCTTCGCCGCGGCTACCTGTCCCCTCTTTTAGGTTTGCTCGATTCGTTTACctgatttttgttttaagaattagggtttttcaattcgtttttagggttctttgcgtttgttcaattcttttttagggtttgttcaattcgtttcttcaattcattttttcaattcgtttttagggttcaattcgtttgttcaattcgtttttagggtttgttcaatttgtttttacggtttgtttaatttgtttgttcaattcgtttgtccAGTCACTGTAGCTAGGCCTAACATGGTAGGAGTATGTGAGAGACACTGACAAAATAAATCAATGTAACAATGCAACTATTTTCTATGCGCATCCTCTGCTAGATTTTCCTGTATATAGACTTAGTGAGGTAGTGTACAGTTGTTGTCACTGACTCATTGGCTTggcttaacttcccttgctTTATTCCAAATCATGTTTTGATGACGAGTTCTGGTCTTCCCGTTATGATTATATTTTGGCCTTCATCTCTGTTCCACATTACAAGCTTTTTGCTTAAAAGACATCCTAATTTGAAAGTGTAACAATTTTTTTCATGAAAGTACTATTCTTAGAGGTCGTACCCAGTTATTCTCATAAAGTTGTGAGATCTCGGTAGAGTCCAAGAAGTCAATGATCTCTTTGCAGCTACCATTTTTCCATATGATATGTAAGGTCGGTTATTAGTTTGTTGTAGTGTAGATTCCGGGTGATAATCATTCTGGCTTGTGAGTATAATTTTTAGGTCAGCATAGCTTCTTCATCCCTGAAAATAAATCATTCGTGATAGCCTCAATCTCAAAATAGTATAatcccctcccccccccccccccatttgtatatatgttttaagtttttaacaGAAGATTGATTAGTTAATTCGGCTTTGGTAGGCTGTCGTTCATAGAGCTAAGAACTCAAAATATTCAGCTGATGAGGATATGGAGGAGACAGATGTTAAAGATCCAAATTTAAAGCAATCTCTGG contains:
- the LOC110798808 gene encoding uncharacterized calcium-binding protein At1g02270, which codes for MFNIDIDTDMVEPVMVNGLNQRVDDRNKNMQNLDDCDPISCTTFNILAPIYKRLGGGTRESEFRESWHCRNNKILDMLLDLKSSVLCLQEFWVDNEELVGMYEKRLHDAGYHTYKLARTNNRGDGLLTALHQSQFRLLNYRELLFNDIADRVAQVLHVEVFCDIAQKNTTNIVKEVMIVNTHLIFPHDSRYCFLRLQQVYKILQYIRSYMEKYALLIPVILCGDWNGSKKGHVYKFLRSQGFVSSYDIAHHHQDDTEDSQKWVSHRNHRGNICGVDFIWLQNPGKQQKALKESFMEALLGNIKNLLHKVISGGVDQLPLRLRDGCITYSEFSQALVELGISEHPHGGLNGEDIREIWERIDADADADADADGDGIVNVPNYLHEEDDNYSVKCKGSRRSEELCACNWICGQEGYTFPSTSGGRLLAGELLAF
- the LOC130460906 gene encoding protein GL2-INTERACTING REPRESSOR 1; this translates as MSRRNNNNRRGGGANQELDLKLNLSPPPTRVVGGPVIGRHNHHRMSTSSSEESPPRSCVSSEESLKYASSPETSSMVLVGCPRCLMYVMLSEADPRCPKCKSTVLLDFLRNNNNNNNNNNIINNQNNNHHNDNDRR